The following are encoded together in the Juglans microcarpa x Juglans regia isolate MS1-56 chromosome 2D, Jm3101_v1.0, whole genome shotgun sequence genome:
- the LOC121249686 gene encoding probable serine/threonine-protein kinase At1g09600: MGCICSKGASAKEKVDEYERGKELNKSSAQLVPTASSKREGGGLDGSLRPVSGTTSQASLGSLIASNNEVKKTMVVDRPSNDHHQRRATTDMGSSGGHLEMSRIVSMSHGVRGEKVTAGWPSWLTSVAGDAIKGLVPRRAESFEKLDKIGQGTYSCVYKARDLETGKIVALKKVRFVNMDPESVRFMAREIHILRKLDHPNVMKLEGLVTSRMSSSLYLVFEYMEHDLAGLAATHSIKFTEPQIKCYIQQLLRGLEHCHSRGVLHRDIKGSNLLIDNDGVLKIGDFGLATFYEPDQKQPLTSRVVTLWYRAPELLLGATEYGAAVDLWSTGCILAELFAGKHIMPGRTEVEQVHKIFKLCGSPSEVYWQRSRWAHASSFKPQRRYKRCVAETFKDFPSSALSLVDKLLSVEPENRGSAASALESDFFTTEPLPCEPSSLPKYPPSKEFDAKLRDQEEKRRKAETVKGRGSEYVRRGLGDTKVVPTPEFTAQGQSNSKTSSHKYDPLEDGGSGFRMEPPRGASQSGYSHSNSMVHPKAVGSSWNKTAAPARNNGDSKMQKSHMLPAAPVPSNSPLKKDERMSGKEMGYVPKKNRIHYSGLLMPAGGNIDDMLKEHERQIQQAVRKARLDKTKDQ; encoded by the exons ATGGGCTGCATTTGCTCTAAAGGAGCCTCAGCTAAGGAAAAAGTTGATGAATATGAGAGAGGGAAAGAGCTTAACAAGTCTTCTGCACAATTGGTGCCTACCGCTTCCTCAAAGAGAGAGGGTGGAGGGCTTGATGGCTCATTGCGTCCAGTATCTGGGACAACCTCACAAGCGAGTTTGGGGTCTCTCATTGCATCAAACAATGAAGTGAAGAAAACGATGGTTGTGGATAGACCGAGCAATGACCATCATCAGAGAAGGGCGACGACGGATATGGGTTCGAGTGGAGGTCATCTGGAGATGTCTAGGATTGTTAGCATGTCCCATGGTGTTAGAGGGGAGAAAGTTACAGCAGGATGGCCGTCTTGGTTAACATCCGTGGCAGGAGATGCCATCAAAGGGTTGGTGCCCCGACGAGCAGAGTCGTTTGAGAAGTTAGACAAa ATTGGACAAGGAACTTACAGCTGTGTTTATAAGGCTCGTGACCTTGAAACTGGAAAAATTGTCGCATTGAAGAAAGTTCGATTTGTCAACATGGATCCAGAAAGTGTCCGTTTCATGGCTAGGGAAATCCATATTCTGCGTAAACTTGACCATCCGAATGTTATGAAGCTCGAGGGATTAGTTACCTCAAGGATGTCAAGCAGCTTGTACCTTGTCTTTGAATACATGGAACATGACCTTGCTGGGCTTGCAGCAACACATAGCATCAAGTTTACGGAACCACAG ATTAAGTGTTATATACAACAATTGCTTCGTGGGCTTGAGCACTGCCATAGTCGTGGTGTCCTCCACCGAGACATCAAGGGTTCAAATCTTCTGATAGACAACGATGGAGTTCTTAAGATTGGAGACTTTGGTTTGGCCACCTTTTATGAGCCTGATCAAAAGCAGCCATTGACTAGTCGTGTTGTAACTCTGTGGTATAGAGCACCTGAGCTTTTACTTGGTGCTACGGAATATGGAGCTGCTGTTGATTTGTGGAGCACTGGTTGTATTCTTGCAGAACTGTTTGCTGGGAAGCATATTATGCCGGGGAGAACGGAG GTGGAACAAGTGCACAAGATTTTTAAGCTTTGTGGGTCGCCCTCTGAGGTCTACTGGCAGAGATCAAGATGGGCTCATGCATCTAGTTTCAAACCTCAACGCCGATATAAGCGCTGTGTTGCTGAGACATTCAAAGACTTTCCTTCTTCAGCTTTGTCTCTTGTTGATAAACTTCTTTCAGTAGAACCAGAGAATAGAGGATCAGCTGCATCTGCACTAGAAAGCGAT TTCTTCACAACAGAGCCCCTACCTTGTGAACCATCAAGTTTACCAAAATATCCTCCAAGCAAGGAGTTCGATGCCAAGCTTCGAGACCAGGAAGAAAAACG GCGAAAAGCTGAAACAGTAAAAGGACGTGGTTCTGAATATGTTAGAAGGGGCTTGGGAGATACCAAGGTAGTGCCAACGCCAGAATTCACTGCCCAG GGACAGTCAAATTCCAAAACCTCGAGTCACAAGTATGATCCCCTGGAGGATGGTGGGTCTGGTTTCCGGATGGAACCACCTAGAGGAGCAAGCCAGAGTGGCTACTCTCATTCTAATTCAATGGTACATCCTAAAGCAGTAGGATCATCATGGAATAAGACGGCAGCACCTGCAAGAAACAATGGTGACTCTAAGATGCAGAAATCTCACATGCTCCCGGCAGCTCCAGTCCCATCCAACTCTCCTCTAAAGAAGGATGAAAGGATGTCTGGAAAAGAAATG GGATATGTACCGAAGAAGAACAGAATCCACTACTCTGGACTATTGATGCCGGCTGGGGGAAACATTGATGACATGCTCAAAGAGCACGAGAGACAAATCCAACAGGCAGTACGTAAAGCACGCCTTGACAAGACGAAGGaccaataa
- the LOC121249687 gene encoding UPF0301 protein MAB_4928c-like — MDLWAVHAKNSTRTPLLLRNSFREKPMSWNLGRKATSSARVEDWGLCEIRVLRRPRLCASSSLVVRAMAKKNHENGDGDRSIPEGDGVKRNNSSDGNRSNDTASNKSQRSDWREFRASLFAREQAEKAEPDAHGEGVKPHESKSLGLKWAHPIPVPETGCVLVATEKLDGVRTFERTVVLLLRSGTRHPQEGPFGVVINRPLHKRIKHMKPTNLDLATTFSDCSLHFGGPLEASMFLLKSGEKPKLPGFEEVIPGLCFGARNILDEAAGLVKKGVLKPQDFRFFVGYAGWQLDQLREEIESDYWYVAACSSNLIGGCLSDSSSEGLWEEILQLMGGHYSELSRKPKQDM; from the exons ATGGATCTGTGGGCCGTGCATGCCAAGAACTCCACTCGAACCCCTCTCTTGCTCAGAAACTCGTTTCGTGAGAAACCCATGTCTTGGAACCTCGGGAGAAAAGCCACTTCTTCTGCCAGAGTAGAGGATTGGGGGTTGTGTGAGATCAGAGTTTTGAGGAGACCCAGGCTTTgcgcttcttcttctttggttgTCAGAGCTATGGCGAAGAAGAATCACGAAAATG GAGATGGTGATCGATCTATTCCAGAAGGAGATGGTGTGAAAAGAAACAACTCCTCTGATGGAAACAGATCCAATGACACTGCTTCAAATAAATCCCAGCGATCGGACTGGAGGGAATTCAGAGCAAGTTTATTTGCTCGGGAGCag GCAGAGAAGGCAGAGCCTGATGCTCACGGTGAGGGTGTGAAACCCCACGAGTCCAAATCTCTCGGCCTGAAATGGGCCCATCCTATTCCAGTACCTGAAACTGGCTGTGTCCTTGTTGCCACAGAAAAACTTGATGGAGTGCGGACCTTTGAAAGGACTGTTGTTCTCCTTCTCAGATCTGGAACCAGACACCCACAAGAAGGCCCGTTTGGGGTTGTCATCAACCGCCCTCTTCACAAAAGGATCAAACACATGAAGCCCACTAACCTTGATCTAGCAACCACCTTTTCTGATTGCTCCTTGCATTTTGGTGGGCCTCTTGAGGCAAGCATGTTTTTGTTAAAATCTGGGGAAAAACCGAAGCTTCCTGGGTTTGAAGAGGTGATCCCTGGCCTGTGCTTTGGTGCTAGAAACATTTTGGATGAGGCTGCAGGGCTGGTAAAGAAGGGTGTTCTTAAGCCTCAGGATTTCAGATTCTTTGTTGGTTATGCTGGGTGGCAGCTGGACCAGTTGAGAGAGGAGATTGAATCTGATTACTGGTATGTGGCTGCTTGCAGCTCGAACTTGATTGGTGGGTGTCTATCTGATTCTTCATCGGAAGGTTTATGGGAGGAGATTTTGCAGCTAATGGGCGGTCACTACTCAGAACTGAGCCGGAAACCTAAGCAAGATATGTAG
- the LOC121249693 gene encoding queuine tRNA-ribosyltransferase accessory subunit 2-like translates to MKFAVKAWSNGRARAGVLHLGSCPSPIETPSLLLSTRKGLPVFISPDLLPSLPSPDSHLLQVCPLHFLEGLSPKTISSVGGLHNMLGLHDYGLAAVARDSINCLPQCDSTNKLGASFETPCGRLLIKPVEYMEMISSLGPNIWATLADEVPTWVSDKRNKTSVDRTVRWMDECIALGPAGGAVFGAVVGGSSIEERRRCAQEVARRNVSGYWIGGFGLGESMNERPALLNAVTDILPEESRQINSFINLTEEVLQGVASGIDLFDSVYIYHLTLGGFALTFPLDGVDKKKSDFQLSDIGVDHTKINLRATVYRKDASPLVKSCSCYTCQNHTKAYINHLLNVHEMLAQILLEIHNTHHYLGFFRTIREAVKAGKFEQFRRQFLESRRDCLSVAAANA, encoded by the exons atgaagTTCGCAGTAAAGGCATGGAGCAACGGAAGGGCACGAGCAGGAGTGCTCCATCTGGGAAGCTGCCCGAGCCCAATAGAGACACCTTCTCTTCTGCTTTCTACACGTAAAGGGCTGCCCGTTTTCATTTCCCCTGACCTCCTTCCCTCTCTTCCTTCCCCTGATTCACATCTACTCCAAGTTTGTCCCCTTCACTT CTTGGAAGGCCTTTCACCTAAAACCATTTCAAGTGTTGGAGGACTTCATAACATGCTTGGTCTGCATGACTATGGACTTGCTGCTGTAGCAAGGGACTCTATTAACTGCCTTCCTCAATGTGATAGCACTAACAAGTTAGGAGCATCCTTTGAGACTCCTTGTGGTCGTCTTTTG ATTAAACCTGTTGAATACATGGAAATGATCTCTTCCTTGGGGCCGAACATATGGGCTACCTTGGCTGATGAAGTGCCTACATGGGTATCTGACAAGAGAAACAAGACCTCAGTGGATCGAACTGTGAGATGGATGGATGAATGCATTGCATTAGGCCCA GCAGGCGGAGCTGTTTTTGGAGCTGTTGTTGGAGGTTCTAGTATAGAAGAACGCAGACGATGTGCACAAGAGGTAGCTAGGAGAAATGTATCAG GTTACTGGATTGGAGGCTTTGGGCTAGGAGAAAGCATGAATGAGCGCCCTGCTCTGCTGAATGCTGTTACT GATATTTTACCAGAGGAAAGCCGC CAAATAAACTCTTTTATTAATCTCACAGAGGAGGTCTTGCAGGGTGTTGCTTCAGGCATTGATCTTTTTGACTCTGT GTATATATATCACCTTACCCTTGGAGGCTTTGCACTTACCTTTCCACTGGATGGAGTTGATAAAAAGAAATCTGATTTTCAGCTCAGTGATATCGGAGTTGACCATACAAAGATTAATTTAAGGGCTACAGTATACAG GAAAGATGCTTCACCACTAGTCAAAAGCTGTAGCTGCTATACATGCCAGAACCATACAAAAGCATACATAAATCACCTGCTCAATGTTCATGAAATGCTGGCTCAGATTCTGCTTGAAAT ACATAATACTCACCATTATCTGGGCTTCTTCCGCACGATACGAGAAGCAGTTAAAGCAGGAAAATTTGAGCAGTTTCGGCGACAGTTCCTTGAGAGTAGGCGTGACTGTCTTTCCGTGGCTGCTGCCAATGCATAA
- the LOC121249690 gene encoding glucuronoxylan 4-O-methyltransferase 3-like → MKSKTLLSVNLKLILLCFVFLILLLLIVTSSFSPSQPPIAETRLSNSTKPTQEPQSTASSACSSHLTPSCSKIPTSLANALIHYATTNITPQQTSKEISVSARVLAKKSPCNFLVFGLGHDSLMWTGLNHGGRTVFLEEDESWIGQIQQRLPTLESYHVVYDTKVHQADELMKLGMHEECKAVSDPRFSKCQLSLKGFPNDIYDIEWDLIMVDAPTGYHDDAPGRMSAIYTAGLMARNKEEGETDVFVHDVDRVVEDKFSKAFLCEGYLREQEGRIRHFNIPSYRARLDRPFCP, encoded by the coding sequence ATGAAGTCCAAAACTCTTTTGTCCGTTAATCTCAAGCTCATCCTCCTCTGTTTTGTCtttctcatcctcctcctcttgATAGTAACATCAAGCTTTTCACCTTCCCAGCCACCCATTGCAGAAACCCGCCTCTCAAACTCAACAAAGCCCACCCAAGAACCACAATCAACAGCATCATCAGCATGCTCATCTCACCTCACACCTTCTTGCAGCAAGATCCCAACTTCCCTAGCCAACGCTCTCATCCACTATGCAACAACCAACATCACCCCGCAGCAAACCTCGAAGGAAATCTCGGTATCAGCACGAGTCCTTGCAAAGAAATCACCATGCAACTTCTTAGTCTTTGGCCTCGGCCATGACAGCCTCATGTGGACCGGACTCAACCACGGTGGTCGCACGGTTTTCCTCGAAGAAGATGAGTCCTGGATCGGGCAAATCCAACAACGTTTACCCACATTAGAATCGTACCACGTAGTATACGACACCAAGGTTCACCAGGCCGACGAGCTCATGAAGCTTGGAATGCACGAAGAATGCAAAGCTGTGAGTGATCCGAGATTCTCCAAGTGCCAACTTTCCCTCAAAGGATTCCCAAATGATATTTATGACATAGAGTGGGACTTGATCATGGTGGATGCGCCTACCGGGTATCATGATGATGCGCCGGGGAGGATGAGTGCCATATACACGGCTGGGTTGATGGCTAGGAACAAAGAGGAGGGCGAGACCGATGTGTTTGTTCATGATGTAGATAGAGTGGTGGAGGACAAGTTCTCTAAAGCTTTTCTTTGTGAAGGGTACTTGAGGGAACAAGAAGGAAGGATTAGGCACTTCAACATTCCAAGTTACAGGGCTCGCCTGGATAGACCCTTTTGCCCGTAG
- the LOC121249692 gene encoding uncharacterized protein LOC121249692, translating into MGRAKRELMSSAPWRGEEEAAEEFRDAKLKVTKQPGAEPVMHVPRRKNDKSKRHDLEDDDSLVEIDPQLRYSFQRNYQFLQRVFSIDTVVKPLPPAMAYNISRNLSFFTRIFTQFFDPEGIEKAQKSLGIGQEEKARRVR; encoded by the exons ATGGGGAGGGCGAAGAGGGAGTTGATGTCGTCGGCACCATGGAGGGGCGAAGAGGAGGCTGCCGAGGAGTTTCGGGACGCAAAGCTCAAAGTCACGAAGCAGCCTGGAGCCGAACCGGTGATGCACGTCCCTCGAAGAAAGAACGACAAGTCCAAACGCCACGACCTTGAAGATGATGATTCCCTTGTCGAGATTGACCCCCAGCTCCGCTACAGCTTTCAGCGTAATTATCAG TTTCTTCAACGGGTATTCAGCATTGACACCGTTGTGAAACCTCTTCCACCTGCCATGGCCTATAATATCTCCCGCAACTTGAGCTTCTTCACGCGCATTTTCACGCAGTTCTTTG ATCCTGAAGGCATTGAAAAAGCCCAGAAATCACTTGGGATAGGACAGGAAGAAAAAGCTCGCCGTGTTCGATGA
- the LOC121249691 gene encoding uncharacterized protein LOC121249691 isoform X2, with translation MEVKLSERRDLLPFVKLLPKPTFPSQSSSVLSFHNNFRGFAQKWRFRIQEISKAEQPTKHYLVHVIKEGETLTSISKQYGVSIHAIAAANKSIQDVDILFGGQHLNIPSATRDTPVVRTVIIWLRGLKLPENHLGSLNILDGLLEQKSFNVLSSHYLPHVIAGELKDEVASESECQHHRCRSMRWKSVLSDIEEIDSVDTELSPHSNNHSEAQSQVSFEEMSQAYNKLEQDYQKFLSDCGMRESGHWRGGSPE, from the exons ATGGAAGTGAAGCTAAGCGAAAGACGAGACCTTCTTCCTTTCGTCAAACTCCTTCCAAAACCAACCTTCCCATCTCAGAGTTCTTCTGTCCTTTCCTTTCATAATAATTTTAGAGGCTTTGCTCAG AAATGGAGGTTTCGGATTCAGGAGATCTCAAAGGCTGAACAGCCCACCAAGCACTACTTGGTTCATGTTATCAAAGA GGGTGAAACTTTGACTTCGATTTCAAAGCAGTACGGGGTTTCAATACATGCAATTGCCGCTGCTAATAAGAGTATACAGGATGTTGATATTCTTTTTGGAGGCCAGCACCTTAACATTCCTTCTGCCACACGAGACACACCAGTG GTTCGGACTGTGATAATTTGGTTACGGGGCCTCAAACTACCAGAAAATCATTTAGGATCTTTGAATATCTTGGATGGACTTCTAGAGCAGAAGAGTTTCAATGTGCTATCCTCTCATTATTTACCACATGTAA TTGCTGGAGAGTTGAAAGATGAAGTTGCGAGTGAATCAGAGTGCCAGCATCATAGGTGCAGAAGCATGCGGTGGAAATCTGTTCTCAGTGACATAGAAGAAATAGACTCAGTGGATACCGAGTTAAGTCCACATTCCAAC AACCATTCAGAAGCTCAATCTCAAGTTTCTTTCGAAGAGATGTCACAAGCTTACAACAAGCTCGAACAGGATTACCAGAAATTTCTATCAGATTGTGGAATGAGGGAATCAGGTCACTGGCGTGGAGGTTCTCCTGAATAA
- the LOC121249691 gene encoding uncharacterized protein LOC121249691 isoform X1, whose product MEVKLSERRDLLPFVKLLPKPTFPSQSSSVLSFHNNFRGFAQKWRFRIQEISKAEQPTKHYLVHVIKEGETLTSISKQYGVSIHAIAAANKSIQDVDILFGGQHLNIPSATRDTPVVRTVIIWLRGLKLPENHLGSLNILDGLLEQKSFNVLSSHYLPHAKTTGYFLVLVPLVAFCIRLILDAFHTRVAGELKDEVASESECQHHRCRSMRWKSVLSDIEEIDSVDTELSPHSNNHSEAQSQVSFEEMSQAYNKLEQDYQKFLSDCGMRESGHWRGGSPE is encoded by the exons ATGGAAGTGAAGCTAAGCGAAAGACGAGACCTTCTTCCTTTCGTCAAACTCCTTCCAAAACCAACCTTCCCATCTCAGAGTTCTTCTGTCCTTTCCTTTCATAATAATTTTAGAGGCTTTGCTCAG AAATGGAGGTTTCGGATTCAGGAGATCTCAAAGGCTGAACAGCCCACCAAGCACTACTTGGTTCATGTTATCAAAGA GGGTGAAACTTTGACTTCGATTTCAAAGCAGTACGGGGTTTCAATACATGCAATTGCCGCTGCTAATAAGAGTATACAGGATGTTGATATTCTTTTTGGAGGCCAGCACCTTAACATTCCTTCTGCCACACGAGACACACCAGTG GTTCGGACTGTGATAATTTGGTTACGGGGCCTCAAACTACCAGAAAATCATTTAGGATCTTTGAATATCTTGGATGGACTTCTAGAGCAGAAGAGTTTCAATGTGCTATCCTCTCATTATTTACCACAT GCTAAAACCACTGGTTATTTTCTAGTTCTGGTTCCTCTTGTAGCATTTTGCATTAGACTCATACTGGATGCCTTTCACACTAGAGTTGCTGGAGAGTTGAAAGATGAAGTTGCGAGTGAATCAGAGTGCCAGCATCATAGGTGCAGAAGCATGCGGTGGAAATCTGTTCTCAGTGACATAGAAGAAATAGACTCAGTGGATACCGAGTTAAGTCCACATTCCAAC AACCATTCAGAAGCTCAATCTCAAGTTTCTTTCGAAGAGATGTCACAAGCTTACAACAAGCTCGAACAGGATTACCAGAAATTTCTATCAGATTGTGGAATGAGGGAATCAGGTCACTGGCGTGGAGGTTCTCCTGAATAA
- the LOC121249694 gene encoding GDSL esterase/lipase At1g33811 — MHAFNMKGFWQKTMSISFVFLWWNIGKACSQPQPQQPQVPGFFIFGDSLVDNGNNNGILTLARANYRPYGIDFPQGATGRFTNGRTYVDALAQLLGFPNYIPPYARTRGRAQLSGVNYASGASGIRDETGNNLGDHASMNQQVANFADTVLQMRRLFRGDTNALNSYLSKCIFYSGMGSNDYLNNYYMPDFYRTSSDYTPKAYAAVLLQDYSRMLTQIYTLGARKVIVSAVGQIGCIPYQLARYHGNGSRCNEKINSAISLFNSGLRKLVDRFNGGELRGAKFVFLDSYQSTSDLYLNGTSYGFEVIDKGCCGVGRNNGQITCLPLQAACEDRRKYLFWDAFHPTEVANIYFAKSSYSSQTQSYTYPINIQQLAML; from the exons ATGCATGCTTTCAACATGAAGGGTTTCTGGCAAAAAACTATGTCAATTAGTTTCGTGTTTCTGTGGTGGAATATTGGGAAAGCTTGCTCACAGCCACAGCCACAGCAACCCCAAGTGCCTGGTTTTTTCATATTTGGTGACTCTTTGGTCGATAATGGAAACAACAATGGGATCCTTACGCTGGCAAGAGCCAATTATAGGCCCTATGGCATTGACTTTCCACAGGGTGCCACTGGCCGCTTCACTAATGGTCGGACTTACGTCGATGCACTTG CTCAACTTCTTGGTTTTCCAAATTATATTCCACCTTATGCAAGGACTCGCGGCCGTGCACAGCTTAGTGGAGTGAATTATGCATCAGGAGCATCTGGGATCCGAGATGAAACAGGAAATAATCTG GGCGATCACGCATCCATGAACCAACAGGTAGCCAACTTTGCAGATACAGTGCTACAGATGAGAAGGCTCTTCAGAGGAGATACCAATGCTCTCAATAGCTATTTAAGCAAGTGCATCTTTTATTCTGGAATGGGAAGTAACGATTATCTTAACAACTATTACATGCCTGATTTCTACAGAACTAGTTCAGATTACACTCCAAAAGCTTATGCTGCTGTACTTCTTCAGGACTACTCTCGCATGCTAACT CAAATATATACATTGGGAGCACGCAAGGTGATTGTTTCTGCAGTTGGCCAGATCGGGTGCATACCTTATCAGCTAGCGCGTTATCATGGTAATGGCAGCCGCTGCAATGAAAAAATCAATTctgcaatttctcttttcaattcAGGGCTGAGGAAACTTGTCGACCGTTTCAATGGAGGCGAGTTGCGTGGAGCAAAGTTTGTGTTCCTAGACTCGTATCAGAGCACCAGCGATCTATACCTCAATGGAACCAGTTATG GTTTTGAAGTGATAGACAAGGGATGCTGTGGAGTGGGGAGGAACAATGGGCAAATTACTTGTCTTCCACTTCAAGCAGCATGTGAGGATCGTAGAAAGTACCTGTTCTGGGATGCCTTTCATCCCACTGAGGTGGCAAACATCTATTTTGCCAAGAGTTCATACAGTTCACAAACACAGTCATATACATATCCAATTAATATACAACAACTGGCAATGCTGTAA
- the LOC121249695 gene encoding GDSL esterase/lipase At1g71691-like → MAKFRLLMLAFFVVLSVSSGQGSGRGREMVPAMFIFGDSLIDNGNNNNLPSFAKANYFPYGIDFKGGPTGRFSNGYTMVDEIAELLGLPLIPAYSEASGEQMLHGVNYASAAAGILDITGRNFVGRIPFNQQIRNFENTLDQITDRLGADDVAREIGRCIFFVGMGSNDYLNNYLMPNYPTKNQYNAQQYANLLAGQYSQQLTRLYNLGARKFVVAGLGLMGCIPSILAQSPTGTCSKEVNDLVQPFNANVKTIINNLSANLPGVRFSFIDVARMFEDIAANARTYGFVVLNRGCCGIGRNRGQITCLPFQTPCRNRNQYVFWDAFHPTAKVNIIMARKAFSGDQRFIYPMNIEQLANLDNEAK, encoded by the exons ATGGCTAAATTTAGATTATTAATGCTGGCGTTTTTCGTGGTGCTGAGTGTATCTTCGGGTCAAGGTAGTGGAAGGGGGAGGGAGATGGTGCCTGCCATGTTCATCTTCGGAGACTCTCTCATTGACAATGGCAACAACAACAACCTACCTTCCTTTGCCAAGGCCAACTATTTCCCTTACGGTATTGATTTCAAGGGTGGCCCTACTGGCCGTTTCTCCAATGGCTACACTATGGTCGATGAAATAg CTGAGCTGCTTGGACTTCCATTGATTCCCGCATACTCAGAAGCTTCAGGTGAACAAATGCTTCACGGAGTCAACTATGCCTCCGCGGCTGCCGGAATCCTCGACATCACTGGCAGAAACTTT GTGGGTCGCATACCGTTCAATCAACAGATAAGAAATTTCGAGAACACGCTAGATCAGATAACAGACCGTCTCGGGGCCGATGATGTGGCCCGGGAGATCGGCCGGTGCATATTTTTCGTTGGGATGGGCAGCAATGACTACCTAAACAATTACCTCATGCCCAATTACCCCACCAAGAATCAGTATAATGCACAACAATATGCTAATCTCTTGGCTGGACAGTACTCCCAGCAACTCACT AGACTTTACAATCTTGGAGCCCGGAAATTTGTTGTAGCTGGGCTTGGGTTAATGGGCTGCATTCCGAGCATCTTGGCTCAAAGCCCAACAGGGACTTGCTCAAAAGAAGTCAACGATCTTGTTCAACCTTTTAATGCAAATGTGAAGACAATAATCAACAACCTCAGCGCCAATCTACCTGGAGTCAGATTCTCTTTCATCGACGTTGCCCGCATGTTCGAAGACATCGCCGCCAATGCTAGAACTTATG GATTTGTTGTCCTAAATCGTGGGTGCTGTGGCATCGGGCGAAACAGAGGACAGATTACATGTCTTCCGTTCCAAACACCATGTCGAAACCGCAACCAGTATGTATTCTGGGACGCATTCCACCCAACAGCAAAAGTTAATATAATCATGGCTAGGAAGGCTTTCAGTGGAGACCAAAGGTTCATTTATCCGATGAACATAGAGCAGCTTGCAAATCTTGATAATGAGGCTAAGTAA